The segment GGAAGAGTTGTAGTCATGTTTAAAGTAACATCACCTCTCTGTCCAGTCCTTTTCCCTTCAGTCTGATCAATCCACTCACTGAGTTTATGGCAAACATGTCATCTGCTGGCATTTTGGGCATCTGAGATATTATCCGATACCTAATTATGGCGTTGTTTGTGTCTGGATCATCCTTATCCACTGCCGTTACCTTTACGATGGGCTCATCTGTAGATGAAAGCAAGAACAAAATGACTTACTGTCCTTTATTTTTACGTTTGAAAGAGTTTCTCGAAGCTGCTGCTCACCGACGTCAGCACTTTCGCTCACTCTGCCGGTGAAGACGCTCTGATTGAATTCTGGAGGGTTGTCGTTCTGGTCGATGATGTTAATGGTGAGCTCCATGGACTCTTCTACCTTCACCCCGTGATTCAGCGCATGAGCACACAGCTGTGACGAACAGCACATTCGCTTGCTTTAGAAAGCGTTTGAACTCTTGGATGACAGAAATTGAACGTGAtgcctcatttaaaaaaagtgggTCACCTTATATCTGTCGTTTTTCTCCCTGTCCAGTTGCTGGGTCACATATAACATGCCAGATCGCTCATCCATAGTAAAAACACCCTCAGGGGGCCCGTCTGCACCTGCTCCACTGATCTTGTATGTTATGGCTATCTTGTCCGCGTTGCTGGATTTgagctaaataacaaaaaaaaaaaaaaaaaaaaaaagattaatagcAAAGAAGCTGATCCACATCTTATAAATGTCCATCGCAGCAGagactgatttaaaatgacaaaaaaaaaaaaaaaaaaaagagatgactCAGCTCATTGAAAAGCAGTGAAAGCATTTCAGTTTGCTAAATATTACTTTAGTTACCTTCACCATAAGTTTGGGGAATGGACCCCTGTCATTTTCTGGGAAGCTAACAGGGGGAATTACCCACTCCCTCTTCATCCGCTTCAAACCGTCAGTCATGAGAGGAAATTTAATGATGGGGATCAGCTGGAGGACGTTTTCAGCTTCACCCTGTTTCATTTCACACACTATACTGAGTTAGATTCagtttttacatgtaaaaccCTCTGCTGAGTAcatcaaaaaccttttaaatatacCTTAAGATTGTTCGTGCTGAGGATTTGGGGATTTGTGCAGTTGTGACTGTTGTCCAAGCACATTGGTTGTATCTCCgcagccagaaacacaaaactctgAGGAACAAACAGGATTCAATTATTATACAATCATCTGCTCTTAGATCTgcccttaaaaaacaaaacaaaatgccttCTGGATGAAACTTTAAGACAAAGATTGAATTTCTGGACAAATGAGACATTCAGTctacagaagctaaaaacaggTTATTATGGGGTTattatggggtttttttggaaACCATTTCCACCTAAAACAATGTGGACTTTTCAGTGTAATAATTTCTTATACAAAAGGTGGTCAACTTTTCAAAATCTTCTCTGTTCCTCTAAGAAAGAAAGCATTGTGCTCGTTCTGCAATAACAAACGGGTTAGCAAGCCTAATAattaaagtttacacaaaactCTACACTAAGCATGAATACAGAAGACAGTGTTTTACAATCAAGAACCATTGCAAATGTAAAATCCAATTTAGGTGGATTACGTATAAGATAAATTTTAATTGTGGACAACAGCAAACTTACCTGAAGTTggctaaacaaaaacatgaccctccagctcctgctgcttcctgtcatGTCTCCCAGCTTAGAAACCCTACAGATCTCTGCTGCTCCGGCACCGGGTCGactctccaaactgaagctgctgctcCGTTCAAGAGGCAAAATGCCAAGTTTGTGGCCTTTCTTAAACTTCCTTAAACAGTGTTCTTCCACCTTCAGAGTTCCCCAGCCTGTATATTCTTTAACCTCTGTTCAGCTCTATGCGCGGTGACTGTTTCCAATCCAACCCTACTCgtgtgttttactgtttgacACTAAAGAAACTGAGTTGCTGTTTGATTTTATCAGGAAAAggttggtgaaaaaaaacataaacagcagcagcagacataCAGGTGGGTTTATGCAGGCGAGCCCCTCGCTCTCATCTCCCAAAACACCTTGAGGTTTTcgtgatgtattttttatacatttaaaacagaagaaacgtGGATTTCTTTCGTTTGTTTCATTGTTGGTACTGCTTAAAATCTGTAATTCCAGTTTAATATGTATTTGCATAATAATTAAGACCGGTTTAAGTCTTATCACCAAGGACAAGCACGCATGTTTACAAAACAGAGGATCAGAATGGCTCCCATAACACTCAGAAACTATTACGTTAgtggtttattttgaaaactccTTCTCCCATAGTTTCACTCCGTTTCCCACGTTTGGCTGTCAGAGAACAAAACTGCCTTTTGCAGAAATATATTTGCCAATATAAACTGTAAAACCAAACATCTCGTCATGTATATATGacaaaatcaaacatgttttcctcagttgtttattaaaaaaaacattttagcaattagaaaacaaattagaaaacattaaaagacatttaatttaCGTAAATCAACAACATCAGTTTGAAGATAAATTTTAGATCTTACATAAATATAAGGTGAACTGGAATAAAGGCACAGATGGATTGTCTGCACAGGAGAGAGAAACTAAATACTGATAAGGAACAAAGTGCGTTAGTTTGTACCTCTGAACTGAAATCCAACACTTCTGCTTTTGATGTTGAGCTAATTTCTTCACAGagacttgatttttttaaatggaatggAATGACTATGCAACCTGCGTTAAACCTATCTAACAGCTTATTTAAAAGTCTACCTGCACATAATATAACAGTGAAAACTGTCTTCAAATATCTATTAATCACTTCATGTAACAGGATGTAAATTtcagccagaaaaaaaacaaaacactgacagtgATCTAAACCAAAGCTGAGTGCTAGGAATGTTTCTCTCGGCGTGGCTTTGGAACCAAACTAACTGTGTAAACTGTGGTGAGGCCTAGCCAGGTCGTAGTTCAGATACACCACCGTAACCGTGATATCGTCCCTGTACATTCGAGCCAGGTCCTCCGGCAAGGCGAGCATCGAGGCCAGCCTCTCCTGAGACAGCTCTCCATACTCCCCAGTTCCGAGCGCATGCCTGATCAGGTGCGTGGCGGCATTGGGGTCCACAGCTGGGGAGGCACGGGCTCGCCGTTTCAGCAGGAGCTCATGCATCTGACCCAGTTTCAGCTGCCGCTCGGCCGGAGAGACAGGAgcctggaaaaaagaaataataacgGGTGGTCAGATGATGTTTTTAAGGCTATCTTTACGTGATCGAAGTGTGGTTCTTTGTGACAAATCGGTGTTCAGTGCATACAAACCTGCAGGTGAATTCCACTCAAGTGCTCGCCAACGAGTCGAACCGCCTCCTCGCTTCCCAGTTCGTCCCACAGCCCGTCAGAGCCGAGGATCAGGAAGCGGTCCTGGGGTCTCAGCTTGTGGTAGGTTATCTCAGGTGTCACATCCAGATAGGGTGGTGTAAGATAGTTAGGGGGCGTGTATTGATACAAGTTGAAAGAGTCAAGGTCCACTCCAGATTCCATGCTGGCTAAAATGCTCTGCTGCAACTCATGGCTCCATTTGAATCTCACGTCACCGAATGCACGCAGGGGCATCAGAACCTGAAGACAAGTTAAAGGGTTAACCTGACtaatttagggaaaaaaaactaacgcTCTACATGTTTTACAAGCCTGAGACAGTAACTGACCCCCAGCAGCCTGTCATCTGTGACCACAGTGTCTCTCTCTGAAGGTGGGTGCTGGGCTTTGATCCGTTCCACCTCAGCCAGGTTCTGCGAGTTGTGGTCTTGAGAAAGAGGCAGGGCGCCCCACGAACCGTCCTCAATTTGCACCCCTAAAACCGCGCGGCAGTCGCCAGCGTTTGCCACGTGGATCCCATCGATGCCGACGTGAGCCACGCAGGCGGTGCACCCAGCAAACGCAACCTGGGGATGTAACGATGCAATCACCATTAAGGCCGCGTGACCCCAGACACACGGAGACACAAGAGACAGAGACGCACGTCTTTACCTGGATGGCTGTACTTTTCATTAGGTCGTTGGAAAGAGGAACCTGAGCCTCCAATGAGATGTCAGTGTCAAGTCGTTTGAAAGCGATGTCCAGAGCATCCTGGGGACTGGAAGTCAACAATGAGGCGTTAGGTGTTGTGCTGCTCTCTTAAACCCAGGAAAAGTGAGTGCTGACTAAGGCAAAGCGAGCAGCCATTTTGtgacttcacttcacttttgtGGCCACTGACTTTTATGCCCCTTGTGTTCTCGAGCCAAACGGGTGACTGAGGCATGCACTgacaaaatgctgctttttactGAGAAGAAACAGCGCTTTGAATTTCTTaaaagactaaattaaaaaaaggagtttagACTAATCTGACTGCTTGTACTTTTCAATGAACGATACATCATCATACATCCTTGGATACACTGAATCATTAACAGGTAAATCAATAAAGATTGAGACAGTAAAGATCCACAGCTTTACCTATTTTTTTGCGTGTAAAACATACATGTTTAAACtcatataaatacattattgATGGGTAAGAACACAGAGATGAAAAGCAAATAGTAGGAAACACAttgctttaaacaaaagaacacaacTGCTGAggtaattccttttttttttttagaaattcacAGATTGTAACCTACCTCATGCCTGAATCGTGCTCCTCGTTGTCCAGTAAATCTTGCCAGAAGACTCTGAGGTGGTTTATATACAGAGAGGCAGAATCACGGTAGTTAAAATCTGCATGATGTTTATACCACTGTAAGACGGGAGGGACAGGTCTGCCGTGCTCCATGCACTTCTCGAGCTCTTCCAGGCTTTGCTTTGGCATCATAGCAACGGCCACGTAATACAGCAGCCGCTCACTGACAGCCTGGGCACAGGCCCAGCCCCCGTGGCCATCAAATACTCCAAAGAGCATGCCCTTTGACTGGAGACATacgggaggggggaaaaaggtGTTATAGAGAAGCAAAAAGGCTACAACACGTAGCCAGAGCAAAGGACGCATACCTGTAAGCAGGTGGCTGCACTGCGACGGTCCTCATTAGGCGTATTAGCAGGTAACTGGTTGCTTTCGAACTTTCTCACAGCACTGAGCGCCCTGCCATCGAACTCTGGCACATTCACGGTCTGAAACAGAGAATCACACACATGAATCAGATTAGTTATTGGTTCGGCTACTGTATGTTTCACAGTCAAATGTTGGAGTTCTGTTACTCCGAGCTGAACCCGTTACCTGCTCGTTGCTTCTAAGAATGCTGTTGATCTGCACTTGGCCCTGCTGGAAGTCCAGATCCTGCCGCGTCGAGAAATGTCGCCCACCTTGAAACCAGAATCCAGACTCCTCACCGGTGCAGCACCTGTGGTGTGATCCACAGGTGCTGCACCTGTGGCACCTGTGGTGTGATCCAGAGGTGATCCACGATGAGAGGCTGCAATGATGGACTGCCTGAGGGAGAGGAGATGGAGATGGAGCAGAGAGCGCATGATGTGTTTGAAGCAACacggaggaaaaacaaagcagcctGATCAGTACACGAACCTGCAATGGAACTGCAGAATAAACTACCAGTCTGTAACTTGAGGCTTTCTGGAGAATGCTGGCGTACACACGTCCATACATCGCTACTGTAGCTGTTTTATGGTGACGTGCAGCGTGTTTACTTTTGTCTAGTCAGAGGCGAGAAAAGGAAAATACTTTTAGATACTCACAGGATGatgaaatgggaaaaaaaacaagttaggTGTTGGTTAGCTAGCTTCAAAGTAGCTCTGCAGTCTTCCAAAAGCTGAGTTTGAACAGATTTCCCCCTGCTAGCATGCTAGTTCCAGCTGTCTCTGCTTAAGTTCCGACAATCCTGAGAGTCTTTATCCAACTCAACTGatccacaaacacatttaaacaacacATAGCGCGCATCAAATACCTTATATATCAAAACGGAATGCGTACAAACTCTTATTTACGAACGAATCAAAGTCCGTCCAAAACATCCACCCGCTACAGTAAACATGACAGCTGCGTTCAGCGACGTGTGACGTCAGCAGCAGACGTCCCCTCTGATCAGAGAGAAAAACCACCgaacagaacaaaatgttcGCTTTTCTTTGGCTGCAGCCCTGAATCTTTGTTCATAGTCATTGATCTAACATTTTACTGAACAATAATCCCATTTTAGgtgtcttacattttatattcaaCTTGCAATACGGTAATATTGAGCCAAATATAGTATTGCCATTAAAAAAGATGGTctttataatgtacatataagcAGGGCCagttcaataaatatttataaataatgatattaaataaaagttttagctTGTCATTGCAAAAACATCCTTATCTATAACAAGCCACTTTGACTCGAtctgttgttattgtttatttattgaccatgaaataaaatattttcgaagtttttcctgaaaacaaagtttcagCCATACCTTCCAAGCAGTGGCTGCACACCATTTCTTAGTCGGTTGACGAAGCGGCGAGCGCAGCGTAGGCGGACTTTGCACGCGATTTTAAGCCCTGAAAACTGTTAATATAGTATTACAATATGCCTATGACCTATGTCGATGAACGTCTCTCTCATACAGTTTTCGGCCCCGCTTTGAACCAGAAGGTGAGAAACCCCCAACCGCCGGCAAAGGAGCGGGACCTGAATGGGAAACTCCTCTCTTGCCGGTCGTCATCACTTTTAGCCGGGTTGTAGCCCGGCTGACTAAAAAGGAGTGCAACCAGTTCTGTCTGGTTTCCATAGTAACGCAGAGTTCCAAAGTTCCAAGTTGTCAGCGGTTGGTGAGGCGCTTTGTGCTAATGTTTTGTCCGCAAAATTTTCTCTGTCGTTATTCAATTACACTAGAGTAGAGCTTCTGAAGTTCGTACAGGAATTAGCGTGAAGGCGAATTGGGATTTTGAGTGTGGGAATATCATAATTTCTGTGCTAAATTCCTTAAACTAAtccaaaattatttcatttcaaGCTAGCGCTAACATTAAACCCAGCCTCTGTAAACTGACGGCGGCCTGACGTAGGGAAAACAACATGACGCCTTGATATTTTGCCTACCAtgtaatttatgtgtttttaaacacattgttGTAATAAAGAGTCAAATGGATAGAACGAGTACTCGCAGCAACAACCGTAACAGTAAGTGACGTTGCTAAATTTATGTTTTGCAGATGAACAAACAGCATGACTGACTCTCAGATATGTATATCAACAATTTGTtcaatttctccttttttttttctttttcagccacaAAGACAGATCTCAGTTTGCTTCTTGAATGTTTGAAGCATCAGATGAAATGTCCggatacacaaaaacaagcccTTCTCACCATTCATTCAATCTGCGAAAAGAGAGGTAACAGTGAAAAGAAATACAGGTTGTAGAGTACTTTcctttctttcacaaatgtgGGTGAAGAGAAATTTTTAATTACCTAATCTAGTTCTTCTGTATTGCATTTCCACATAGTAAATAACCCCAGTTTGTATGATTTCAGAGGATAATGTGGACTTGCTGAGAGAACTGGGAGGTGTAGCCTTTCTGTATAACCTTTCCAAATCCAGTTTTGTTCATTCAGAAGTGAAGGAGGCTGCTCTCTTTACACTTGGCACTTTGGCTGAGGCTAATGGTGGGTACACGGGTACACTTTGGGGGGTGGACTTACAAGTTACAAAAGTTTTCTTCTTTGGAAGAGGCTGGCCTTGAAACTTAGTATATAAGATATAAAGATACCGATGCATTTGTGCTGAACATTTTGAGGTTTGCAGACTCATAAAACGAGCTTAATGTTAAATCCTGGTAATGGACTCTGGGTccttaaatataatttttttttaacacaatgcAAGCTTatacatgtatttttatatgCACTTTATAGGATGCAGTGCTGAGTTAAGATGCAGGATGTGCATGCTATATTTACGTATACCATAATGCACGATGAATATTGCTGTAATGTGATCATTTCATGCGCAGATGTAGTTTTGGTGATTTTGTCTTGTATATCTTTTGACATGTTAGTGTACTGCAAGAACTCTCTGTGCAGAAAAGAGATTTTTACAGACATCGCCGTCTTGTTGAGGAAAGAAGACGTCTCGCTGACACAGAAGAGGGTGTCCGTCTATTTGCTGTTTGTGCTTGTAGCCAACAACAGTAAGATCACACCTTGTTCACTAACAGCTTTAACTAATAGTTTTCTTTCTAAATTACAGTACGTGTTCTTTATCATGTTTAATTTGAAGCTCATAAGAACCTTTACAAATATGTGGAAAAACTATAGCAGGAggaaataatatatataaaatatacaacattttgacatgttttgcaGCATCTTAGCATGTATTGTACCtatcatttgtgtgtgtgtgttgttgcagAATCAGGACAAACTTTAGCAAAATTCACTGGCTGCCTGGAAATTCTGCTGGATCTTTTCAGGTACTTTGTGGTGCATAGTAAGTGAGATTATTATActgattgtttggttttaaaaaatgcactcACATGGTCATTGCCTTTTTTATCAGGATCACTTTCCCACTTTCCAAAACAGACAGTTTCAGAACTGTTAGTCAAAGCTACGAACTTTGGGCATCTGTGTCCAGTGCTTTGTGTGGATGTGTCAACAATCCTCAGAATGGTAATATTGTCTTCACATTTGTTTCACACTGATAAAATTATATCTGGAGACACTGTCTTTCTTATTCAGTTGAATCTGTTCTCTGTCTTGCAGAAGAAGGTCAGAGTATCTGTGTGGCAGCTTTTCCCGTTTTAAAAGTCTGGCTCCAGCAGACGTCTCTCCACTGCACCGAAGTATTTCAGCCTATATGCTCATTTATTTCAATGGCAGTTGCCAACAATTGTAAGTGatttcttaaatttttttttatttttttaccaaaacatttttttttgattcatcaaaacataaatccagttttgcttttaaatcctGGCTACTTAATTGAACAtcactttcttgtttttgcagcaTGCGTTCAGGAGAGTTTCTTTGCCTGTGGGTGTTTGGAAACTCTCACTCTTGCACTCATTCGTGTTGCCTCTGCTGCAGACACCAGCTTATTGTCCTGCAAGTTGTCAATTATTATAGCCAGGACCCTGTCAGCTTGCATCACTGATAACTGTACGTATTGCTCTTGAAAACACGCACTTACAACTGACCAACAACACATCTCCATCTTCTAATGGAAGTCCTTGTTTTCAGTGCTTCTGGCTTCAGCTTTGGGTCAGTATGGCATAGTTCCCCCCCTTTTCTCCCTGCTGACAAGCTCACACTTGGACCCAGAAGACAGACTACCCGTTTTACTTTGCATTGGGCAGTGCACTGGGGCCTCAGGTAAGACTTGACTGTAGTGAGCTATGTTTGCATTTAGAATGCGTGTTTATTTCGCCAATtaacattttagacatttagtAGAGGTTCTCACCTGGTTGCTTTTTGGGTTCACGTGTTTCTAACAAATTGGCACGTGTCTGCGTTTGTAGAAGAGCACCAGACCCAGCTGGTGCAGTGCGGAGGCCTGCCAGTCGTAATAACGTTTCTCACAGAGGACACCAGCGAGGAGGTTAGGAAGGCTGCTGCTTTCATACTGCAAACTTGTAAACAGGCCAGTaagtaaaaacagtttgtcctgaaatgtttggattccatatatttaacatttaaaatcattctCTGGCACTAAGACTGGGTTTTTTGTCACCTTATAAACAAAAGTCTTATGTTTTAGCTGTGTTTACTATGACTTAGAGGgatttaaatgactttgttggcttattaatgataaaaaagaatGTTTATTTTGGCTATATAtcctaatttgtttttcatttatgttttattttttgttgagcAACTATAAAGAAAGTGTTGATGCCTAACTTCTaacacagttttcattttttttctactattctgacagtaaacattcaatttctgtcaaaaaaaaataaaaaaaaaattaattaatcaaATTTTGAACATATGCAGTAGCTCttatacatgttttatttgtttttgaagccATGTGCTTAGAAATGCATGGTTTGATAGGAAACCAGGCTGAAAACGAGGAACCGCTTGCAAACATCGAAGGCGTCAGGGATGCAGCCAAAGAAATGCTGCGAAGAATTGAAGTGCTCGAGCAAAATCAGTTGaaggttaggttaggttaggtgtttatacacactcacacacacacacacacactcactcagcACTCTTGTGCCATTATGCATACTGAAGGTGGatgatgtgtgtttatgttcatTAGGAAGCTGAGGATGAGCAGGAATACATTAATGCTTCAAATTCAACTGAAGGTCGAAGTCCGCCATCTGAG is part of the Kryptolebias marmoratus isolate JLee-2015 linkage group LG11, ASM164957v2, whole genome shotgun sequence genome and harbors:
- the pdp2 gene encoding pyruvate dehydrogenase [acetyl-transferring]-phosphatase 2, mitochondrial, which gives rise to MYGRVYASILQKASSYRLVVYSAVPLQAVHHCSLSSWITSGSHHRCHRCSTCGSHHRCCTGEESGFWFQGGRHFSTRQDLDFQQGQVQINSILRSNEQTVNVPEFDGRALSAVRKFESNQLPANTPNEDRRSAATCLQSKGMLFGVFDGHGGWACAQAVSERLLYYVAVAMMPKQSLEELEKCMEHGRPVPPVLQWYKHHADFNYRDSASLYINHLRVFWQDLLDNEEHDSGMSPQDALDIAFKRLDTDISLEAQVPLSNDLMKSTAIQVAFAGCTACVAHVGIDGIHVANAGDCRAVLGVQIEDGSWGALPLSQDHNSQNLAEVERIKAQHPPSERDTVVTDDRLLGVLMPLRAFGDVRFKWSHELQQSILASMESGVDLDSFNLYQYTPPNYLTPPYLDVTPEITYHKLRPQDRFLILGSDGLWDELGSEEAVRLVGEHLSGIHLQAPVSPAERQLKLGQMHELLLKRRARASPAVDPNAATHLIRHALGTGEYGELSQERLASMLALPEDLARMYRDDITVTVVYLNYDLARPHHSLHS
- the terb1 gene encoding telomere repeats-binding bouquet formation protein 1 isoform X1, giving the protein MDRTSTRSNNRNTTKTDLSLLLECLKHQMKCPDTQKQALLTIHSICEKREDNVDLLRELGGVAFLYNLSKSSFVHSEVKEAALFTLGTLAEANVYCKNSLCRKEIFTDIAVLLRKEDVSLTQKRVSVYLLFVLVANNKSGQTLAKFTGCLEILLDLFRITFPLSKTDSFRTVSQSYELWASVSSALCGCVNNPQNEEGQSICVAAFPVLKVWLQQTSLHCTEVFQPICSFISMAVANNSCVQESFFACGCLETLTLALIRVASAADTSLLSCKLSIIIARTLSACITDNLLLASALGQYGIVPPLFSLLTSSHLDPEDRLPVLLCIGQCTGASEEHQTQLVQCGGLPVVITFLTEDTSEEVRKAAAFILQTCKQATMCLEMHGLIGNQAENEEPLANIEGVRDAAKEMLRRIEVLEQNQLKEAEDEQEYINASNSTEGRSPPSEFSFLLLPPQRREGIKAIQTQKPVQKSSGGIINLQTVASMTEKPNKSQMKEITSSLNPLAKKAKANRGDVMFSVNRGRGALVSSHVWPLESSSESQTADNQLFREPLPVWQRNTNENTRPDDVQDSELSQVEKIPEEEHSVSHIRCAGCVLPFEEVTSRTFASIQSSCSNSCDMHRVLREATERFRKRHLNFVLMKEHQQVVVEHRHTNSVRLSPAKSQRSCENWSGNDKGFLPQHSTWKHKGITLTPLCRRTEKEMLTSQSRTGISYWPSLTPLKRRHLREDGDDLERRGSNTVDDQSNMSTEPCSSVKRRKRQDFSREEICYLLSGVKKYGFSWNSILWSYPFQPGRTNVDLAKKYRRLTVKWKS
- the terb1 gene encoding telomere repeats-binding bouquet formation protein 1 isoform X2, with the translated sequence MDRTSTRSNNRNTTKTDLSLLLECLKHQMKCPDTQKQALLTIHSICEKREDNVDLLRELGGVAFLYNLSKSSFVHSEVKEAALFTLGTLAEANVYCKNSLCRKEIFTDIAVLLRKEDVSLTQKRVSVYLLFVLVANNKSGQTLAKFTGCLEILLDLFRITFPLSKTDSFRTVSQSYELWASVSSALCGCVNNPQNEEGQSICVAAFPVLKVWLQQTSLHCTEVFQPICSFISMAVANNSCVQESFFACGCLETLTLALIRVASAADTSLLSCKLSIIIARTLSACITDNLLLASALGQYGIVPPLFSLLTSSHLDPEDRLPVLLCIGQCTGASEEHQTQLVQCGGLPVVITFLTEDTSEEVRKAAAFILQTCKQATMCLEMHGLIGNQAENEEPLANIEGVRDAAKEMLRRIEVLEQNQLKEAEDEQEYINASNSTEGRSPPSEFSFLLLPPQRREGIKAIQTQKPVQKSSGGIINLQTVASMTEKPNKSQMKEITSSLNPLAKKAKANRGDVMFSVNRGRGALVSSHVWPLESSSESQTADNQLFREPLPVWQRNTNENTRPDDVQDSELSQVEKIPEEEHSVSHIRCAGCVLPFEEVTSRTFASIQSSCSNSCDMHRVLREATERFRKRHLNFVLMKEHQQVVVEHRHTNSVRLSPAKSQRSCENWSGNDKGFLPQHSTWKHKGITLTPLCRRTEKEMLTSQSRTGISYWPSLTPLKRRHLREDGDDLERRGSNTVDDQSNMSTEPCSSVKRRKRQDFSREEICYLLSGVKKYGFSWNSILWSYPFQPGRTNVDLAKKYRRLTK